TTAAAATACAAAGGCTAAGGAGACAGCCATGAACTTTGACCTCACAGAAGAACAAAAAATGGTGAAGGAGACCGCAAGAAAATTTGCTGAAAGAGAGATAATGCCGTTTGCAAGGGAGAATGATGTAAAAGAGCATTTTCCCATAGAGATATTCAGAAAGATGGCTGGGCTGGGTTTTCTCGGCGGCCCGATTCCGGAAAAATACGGCGGAGCGGGTCTTGATTTTATAAGCGATGCAATAATATTTGAGGAGATTGGCAGGGCGGATTCCTCTTTAAGGACAGCATTATCCGTTCAGGTGTCGCTTGTCGGCCTTACAATATTAAAATGGGGGACCGAAGAACAGAAACAGAAATATATTCCTAAACTGTGCAAAGGGGAATTCATCGGCTGTTTTGCGCTTACTGAGCCAAACGCAGGCAGCGATGCCGCAAGTATTTTAACCAGCGCGGCATTGAAGGGTAATGAATGGATATTGAACGGCACAAAAACATGGATAAGCAGCGGCAGTATAGCAGATATTGCTATTGTCTTTGCGGTGACAGACAAAACAAAAGGGTATCACGGCATAACGGCCTTTATCATAGAAAAGGGCTGTCCGGGTTTTTCTACAAAGGATATAAAAGGAAAATTAGGATTAAGGGCGTCAAATACAGCAGAGCTTATTTTTGAAGATTGCAGGATTCCAAAGAATGCTGTACTGGGCGATATTGGCAAAGGCTTCAAGATTGCCATGAGCGCGCTTGACAACGGGAGATACGGCGTCGCATCCGGCTGTGTTGGTATCATACAGGGATGCATAGACGCCTGTGCCAGGTACGCGAAAGAAAGGCATCAATTCGGAAAACCCATCGCAGGCTTTCAACTGATACAAGATAAGATTGCAAGAATGGTAGTTGATTGCGATGCGGCAAGGCTTCTTGTATATCGGGCAGGACATCTCAAAAACAAGGGCAAAGTAAATACTATTGAAACATCCATTGCAAAATACTTTGCCAGCGAAGCGGCCAACAGGGCGGCATCTGATGCAGTGCAGATATTCGGCGGATATGGCTATTCAAACGAATATCCTGTTGAGAGATATTTCAGAGATGCCAAAGTGGCAACCATTTATGAAGGCACATCAGAGATACAGAAGCTCATAATTGGCAGCCATGCATTAGGGATAAAGGCATTTGTATAACCTAAAAATAAAAACAAGACAAATCTATTATCTTCACCCATCCTACATGATGCCGCCGACAATATCATGCTCTCCGGCATCAGTTATAATAACATCCGCAATATCACCAGGAGATGCAATGCCTTTATTTATGTATGTAATACCGTCAATATTGTCGGGGGCCTGCTGCATGGAGCGGCCTTTTAAAAGAAATTCGGTCTCTTCGCTTACACCTTCCACAAGAACCTGTATCGCGCTTCCCACAAGGAGTCTGTTTTTTTCTCCGGCTATCTTTGTCTGGGCCTCCATGATTTTTCTAAGTCTAACTTTTTTTACAGCCTCCGGAACCTGTCCCTTCATTTTA
This Deltaproteobacteria bacterium DNA region includes the following protein-coding sequences:
- a CDS encoding acyl-CoA dehydrogenase family protein, with product MNFDLTEEQKMVKETARKFAEREIMPFARENDVKEHFPIEIFRKMAGLGFLGGPIPEKYGGAGLDFISDAIIFEEIGRADSSLRTALSVQVSLVGLTILKWGTEEQKQKYIPKLCKGEFIGCFALTEPNAGSDAASILTSAALKGNEWILNGTKTWISSGSIADIAIVFAVTDKTKGYHGITAFIIEKGCPGFSTKDIKGKLGLRASNTAELIFEDCRIPKNAVLGDIGKGFKIAMSALDNGRYGVASGCVGIIQGCIDACARYAKERHQFGKPIAGFQLIQDKIARMVVDCDAARLLVYRAGHLKNKGKVNTIETSIAKYFASEAANRAASDAVQIFGGYGYSNEYPVERYFRDAKVATIYEGTSEIQKLIIGSHALGIKAFV